From a single Streptomyces liliifuscus genomic region:
- a CDS encoding Eco57I restriction-modification methylase domain-containing protein, translating into MSRRTHAPSTAELHRAWLELVDTDGPFLAVPALERVWPQGIPQPEARALEAVKDAKPAFEKAWENWDEHPDDLAALELYREARDMWVDLVLRQGLRWGAHYSAPAPAAAEVRSPDYAVTVRADGALVRGEETGALVLITDPVASLRDPLTDGWSASPIDRMEELLRAANVPIGVVTDGRWWAVVSARPQTMAASGIVDAQTWIEEPATRNAFFALLQLRRLIGGKPTDRLTELFGESVTAAEKITEALGTQVRRAVELIVQALSEGALETRRRGEPDPLPDNRSEVYEAAVTVMMRVVFLLFAEERGLLPQSRLFSMGYGISDELDLLDGREKEEGEQALDATFLTWHRLLATSQALYQGASFEDLRLPEYGGSLFDPKRFPFLTARDTQDTLAITVSDRVMLEVLRAVQFAKLPGGDRRISFRDIDVEQIGYIYEGLLGYSCEPVDEVVLGLTGSAGSEPEIPLAILEELAEAKTTETALVEAILAWVKQNQPAAKPPTKPTLVKALKAGDTLDDAEIALRDVTEDAELRERLRPFLGIIRRDLRGRPLVVEPGGVLLVETPSRASAGAHYTPRSLAEEVVKHTLEPLVYSPGPHQSADQDTWVPIYADQILDLRIADIACGSGAFLVAAARYLADRLVEAWRREETTGGMSPHDLHVHAIRSVVASCLYGADINGMAVEMCKLSLWLVSLDPKLPFSFVDDKVLHGNALLGLTSARQLRELHIDPNAAGAQLNMFGLDVDGILDQAARLRRQLATEVDESDPQRSAATKRRQWRRYQDMTRQLADVADAVIATGLRWGGKPGKQLRTAYEDLRVAVELAYPAGRTEADRDTKMLDGIKKAGLTPTVATDYERWKPLHWILAVPDVMERGGFDAVVGNPPFLGGSKITGSLGTNIRDWFVHVLASGQTGSADLVAYFFLRAFELITQRGGLGLIATNTVAQGPTRKVGLDRMEDFGFTISRAIQSRDWPASSANLQYSAIWGSRGFVSPDVPRFSEDVEVRQISTLLEPVGRTDSKPLPLAENFDIAFKGCFVLGMGFVLTPDEATSWIDTESKNREVLFPYPHGKNDINGNPSLVASRWVIDFNDRPESAAQSYRLPYERILETAKEERLKNNRKVYRDYWWQFAEKRPAMREAIKDLDQVMVLSQTSATQIPLLVDASQVFDQKLVVFASDSLALLGTLSSSLHRIWATCWGATRTGDPVYTASSVFLTFPRPRGDADEIQESAQSLNSERREIMLRRSLGLTKLYNLVNDPTITNSADPDVARLREIHVELDRAVMAAYGWTGIPLDHGFHTYRQMERWTVSPAARVEILDRLLEENQRRAAAQGVVSPSGHNDGDEDDQEDDER; encoded by the coding sequence ATGAGCCGCCGCACGCACGCCCCGAGCACCGCTGAGCTGCACCGCGCCTGGCTGGAACTCGTCGACACCGACGGCCCGTTCCTCGCCGTACCCGCCCTGGAAAGGGTCTGGCCCCAGGGCATCCCCCAGCCCGAGGCCCGCGCGCTGGAAGCGGTCAAAGACGCCAAACCCGCCTTCGAGAAAGCCTGGGAGAACTGGGACGAGCACCCCGACGACCTGGCTGCCCTGGAGTTGTACCGCGAGGCCCGTGACATGTGGGTCGATCTCGTGCTGCGCCAGGGCCTGCGCTGGGGCGCCCACTACAGCGCACCCGCCCCGGCCGCCGCCGAGGTCCGCTCCCCCGACTACGCGGTCACCGTACGCGCCGACGGTGCGCTCGTACGGGGCGAGGAAACCGGCGCTCTGGTCCTGATCACCGACCCCGTCGCCTCCCTGCGCGACCCGCTCACCGACGGCTGGTCGGCCAGCCCTATCGACCGCATGGAAGAACTCCTGCGCGCCGCGAACGTCCCCATCGGCGTCGTCACCGACGGCCGCTGGTGGGCCGTCGTCAGCGCCCGCCCGCAGACCATGGCCGCTTCCGGGATCGTCGACGCCCAGACCTGGATCGAAGAACCCGCCACCCGTAACGCCTTCTTCGCCCTCCTCCAGCTGCGCCGCCTCATCGGCGGAAAGCCGACCGACCGCCTCACCGAGCTGTTCGGCGAGTCCGTCACCGCCGCAGAGAAGATCACCGAAGCACTCGGCACCCAGGTCCGCCGCGCCGTCGAACTCATCGTCCAGGCCCTGTCCGAAGGCGCCCTGGAAACCCGCCGTCGCGGCGAGCCCGACCCGCTGCCGGACAACCGCAGCGAAGTGTACGAAGCCGCCGTCACCGTCATGATGCGCGTCGTCTTCCTCCTCTTCGCAGAAGAACGCGGACTGCTCCCACAGAGCCGCCTGTTCTCCATGGGGTATGGCATCAGCGACGAACTCGACCTCCTGGACGGCCGGGAGAAGGAGGAGGGCGAACAGGCCCTCGATGCCACGTTCCTCACCTGGCACCGCCTCCTGGCCACCTCCCAGGCCCTCTACCAGGGCGCCTCCTTCGAGGACCTGCGCCTGCCCGAATACGGCGGCTCGCTCTTCGATCCCAAGCGATTCCCCTTCCTCACTGCCCGCGACACCCAGGACACCCTGGCCATCACGGTCAGCGACCGCGTCATGCTCGAAGTCCTGCGCGCTGTCCAGTTCGCGAAACTGCCCGGCGGGGACCGCCGGATCTCCTTCCGCGACATCGACGTCGAACAGATCGGCTACATCTACGAGGGCCTGCTCGGCTACTCCTGCGAGCCGGTCGACGAGGTCGTCCTGGGACTGACCGGCAGCGCAGGATCCGAGCCCGAGATCCCCCTGGCCATCCTGGAGGAACTCGCCGAGGCCAAAACCACCGAGACTGCCCTGGTGGAGGCGATCCTCGCCTGGGTCAAGCAGAACCAGCCAGCGGCGAAGCCGCCCACCAAGCCGACGCTGGTGAAGGCGTTGAAGGCGGGCGACACCCTGGACGACGCGGAGATCGCGCTCCGCGACGTCACCGAGGACGCCGAACTCCGCGAGCGGCTGCGGCCGTTCCTCGGCATCATCCGCCGCGACCTGCGCGGGCGTCCGCTCGTGGTCGAGCCAGGCGGCGTGCTACTGGTCGAGACGCCGTCGCGGGCTTCGGCCGGCGCACACTACACACCGCGCTCGCTCGCCGAGGAAGTCGTCAAGCACACGCTGGAACCCCTGGTCTACTCCCCCGGCCCACACCAAAGCGCCGACCAGGACACCTGGGTCCCGATCTACGCCGACCAGATCCTCGACCTCCGCATCGCCGACATCGCCTGCGGCTCCGGGGCCTTCCTCGTCGCCGCCGCCCGCTACCTCGCCGACCGCCTCGTCGAAGCCTGGCGCCGCGAGGAGACCACCGGCGGCATGAGCCCGCACGACCTCCACGTCCACGCCATAAGGAGCGTCGTCGCCAGCTGCCTGTACGGGGCGGACATCAACGGCATGGCCGTCGAGATGTGCAAACTCTCGCTGTGGCTGGTGTCGTTGGACCCGAAGCTGCCGTTCTCCTTCGTCGACGACAAGGTGCTGCACGGCAACGCGCTGCTCGGTCTGACCAGCGCCAGGCAGCTGCGCGAACTGCACATCGACCCGAATGCGGCCGGAGCACAGCTCAACATGTTCGGCCTGGACGTGGACGGCATCCTCGACCAGGCCGCCCGCCTGCGCCGCCAGCTCGCCACCGAGGTCGACGAAAGCGACCCCCAGCGCTCGGCCGCCACCAAGAGGCGGCAGTGGCGGCGCTACCAGGACATGACCAGGCAACTCGCGGACGTGGCGGATGCGGTCATCGCGACCGGGCTCCGGTGGGGCGGGAAGCCAGGGAAGCAGTTGCGCACGGCATACGAAGATCTGCGAGTCGCCGTCGAGTTGGCCTATCCGGCCGGGCGCACGGAGGCGGACCGGGACACGAAAATGCTCGATGGCATCAAGAAGGCCGGGCTCACGCCGACGGTCGCGACTGACTATGAGCGGTGGAAGCCACTGCACTGGATCCTGGCCGTACCGGACGTCATGGAGCGAGGCGGGTTCGATGCGGTGGTAGGAAACCCACCGTTCCTGGGCGGCTCCAAAATTACTGGCTCACTGGGGACGAATATTCGCGACTGGTTTGTCCATGTGCTCGCATCTGGACAGACGGGGAGCGCAGACCTTGTGGCCTACTTCTTCCTGCGCGCCTTCGAGTTGATCACCCAACGTGGAGGCCTGGGATTGATTGCAACGAACACAGTTGCCCAAGGGCCCACCAGGAAAGTTGGACTCGACCGGATGGAGGACTTCGGGTTCACCATCAGCCGAGCAATCCAGAGTCGCGATTGGCCAGCATCCAGCGCCAACCTTCAGTATTCGGCAATCTGGGGTAGCCGCGGATTCGTATCCCCTGATGTGCCACGATTTTCTGAGGATGTCGAGGTGCGCCAAATTTCAACACTATTGGAACCCGTGGGTCGCACCGACAGCAAACCACTTCCACTGGCCGAAAACTTCGACATCGCATTCAAAGGCTGCTTCGTACTGGGAATGGGATTCGTACTTACCCCTGACGAGGCGACATCATGGATCGACACCGAATCGAAGAATAGAGAGGTACTCTTCCCATATCCTCACGGAAAGAATGACATTAACGGCAATCCATCACTAGTGGCGAGCCGCTGGGTAATCGACTTCAACGACCGGCCCGAGAGCGCGGCCCAGTCATACCGCCTTCCTTACGAGAGAATCCTAGAGACAGCTAAAGAGGAACGACTCAAGAATAATCGCAAAGTGTACCGGGATTACTGGTGGCAGTTTGCCGAAAAACGCCCAGCCATGCGAGAGGCAATCAAAGACCTGGATCAAGTAATGGTCCTTTCACAAACGAGTGCGACGCAAATCCCTCTACTCGTTGATGCAAGTCAGGTATTCGACCAGAAGCTGGTCGTATTCGCCTCCGACTCTCTCGCCCTACTTGGCACTTTGAGCTCGTCCCTTCACAGAATTTGGGCGACATGCTGGGGCGCAACACGCACCGGAGATCCGGTATACACTGCTTCAAGCGTTTTTCTCACTTTCCCCCGCCCCCGTGGTGATGCTGACGAGATTCAAGAATCAGCCCAGTCCTTGAATTCAGAGCGCCGCGAGATCATGCTCCGCCGCAGCCTTGGCCTCACCAAGCTCTACAACCTGGTCAACGACCCCACTATCACCAACTCCGCCGACCCCGACGTAGCCCGCCTCCGCGAGATCCATGTCGAGCTCGACCGCGCCGTGATGGCTGCCTACGGCTGGACCGGCATCCCCTTGGACCACGGTTTCCACACCTACCGCCAGATGGAGCGCTGGACAGTGAGTCCTGCCGCCCGGGTCGAGATCCTCGACCGGCTCCTCGAGGAGAACCAGCGTCGTGCCGCCGCGCAGGGCGTTGTCAGTCCCTCCGGCCACAATGACGGCGACGAGGACGATCAGGAAGACGACGAGCGATGA
- the drmA gene encoding DISARM system helicase DrmA translates to MSTPPRGGQPNRAASARPPAPAFRLEYEPDGRSWTARENLVDILERELLGPANGLDEILDGVPDSAYLVGRIAPVRLTGGPSVQDDPGEAGSEEAATDVGDAVDAFGGRGVPVTAVDESSAGSEEDEVEDQPQKRGLMIPASMGLRCQITDDLDEFTVVASWGTYEPVKEKRGEGSAEGTGADDGTTPPALRRFQRTPNSIAKTISVADLKPSRTTEIPLKDKVVLRVDRYDDTERGCRLIEVALCNDRETPRKIPVEAWLYQTELEVTAGGAEVFLPVNDVLVDTRQEWDDELRRLKLQYRNRLEFAVGRTCSVDWDADDGARRARSVRTTWLPVSETPQTRAEEIGSALLDMRKLQEASTDELEAGLEPIVAGYGAWLDGEERRAEALPAHLRSEGLDAVAEARRVHRQLSDGLAFLLSDAEALRCFRFMNRVMADQRVQSQVAERRAARPEESIEEAREAILEEKGALAHSWRTFQLAFVLMQLPLLSDPSAEKRSGDLAKAQLLFFPTGGGKTEAYLGLAAYAFAVRRRQGVVESDGGPLDGMSGVAVLMRYTLRLLTAQQFQRATALVCAAEVARREDPVTWGQEPFRIGLWVGTDVSPKRYDEAAKQIADANKGFSYRLTVLQIQRCPWCGTRIQAGDVRTEPTLRRVYVYCGDELAECPFAEGGEVADGLPVLTVDEEIYRLAPSFVIATVDKFARLAREGEAASLFGYVSRRCERHGFVHPDYQHCDIKDGNKHPKTKDGWPAAPVNPATRLRPPDLVIQDELHLISGALGTTVGLFEVAVDVMTDWRTAEGRPVRPLLVASTATARNAADQVRALYGRDVTIFPPQVLDAGNTFFSKEMEISEKSPGRRYIGLSTTGVRLTTAEIRIAEVLLAAGQLLMDRSGSAADPYMGLVGYFSATRELAGMARYMSDDIQTALAKGRPWSRLPRRFGANFGSLHVAELTSRVASADITATLDQMGVAFDPAFDSTAGKANRRALRQAKKQGPEREVNPYDVVLATSMLQVGVDVPRLGLMLVVGQPKNTAEYIQASSRVGRVEDKPGLVVALGNWARPRDLAHFEQFKHYHETFYSQVEALSVTPFSVTSLERGLDGVLVSAARVLQAAKPHVREGLSPEEGAGRIEAEQHFAGELLDALVRRIARAGNEDAAERARLRLENRLDQWGNRRKSLGELRKSLVYERVLDESRHDALMMSAENAKAGIDTRDAAPFVVANSMREVQPEINLLVSPIKERLVYRAPDHAPQWRMPEDQS, encoded by the coding sequence ATGAGCACTCCCCCGCGCGGCGGGCAGCCGAACCGTGCCGCATCGGCCCGCCCTCCGGCCCCCGCCTTCCGTCTCGAGTACGAGCCCGACGGCCGTTCCTGGACGGCTCGCGAGAACCTGGTCGACATCCTGGAGCGTGAGCTCCTCGGCCCGGCGAACGGTCTCGACGAGATCCTCGATGGTGTCCCGGACTCGGCTTACCTGGTCGGCCGGATCGCCCCGGTCCGTCTCACCGGCGGTCCGAGCGTGCAGGACGATCCGGGCGAGGCCGGTTCCGAGGAGGCCGCGACCGACGTTGGTGACGCGGTGGACGCCTTCGGCGGACGGGGTGTGCCGGTCACCGCTGTCGATGAGAGCAGTGCGGGGTCGGAGGAGGACGAGGTCGAGGACCAGCCGCAGAAGCGCGGTCTGATGATCCCGGCGTCGATGGGCCTTCGCTGCCAGATCACGGACGACCTGGACGAGTTCACGGTGGTCGCCTCCTGGGGGACGTACGAGCCGGTGAAGGAGAAGCGCGGCGAGGGAAGCGCCGAGGGCACCGGCGCGGACGACGGCACCACGCCCCCCGCTCTCCGTCGTTTCCAGCGCACGCCGAACTCCATCGCAAAGACGATCTCCGTGGCTGATCTGAAGCCGTCCCGGACGACCGAGATCCCGCTGAAGGACAAGGTCGTCCTCCGTGTTGACCGCTACGACGACACGGAGCGCGGGTGCCGTCTGATCGAGGTTGCGCTCTGCAACGACCGGGAAACGCCCCGGAAGATCCCGGTCGAGGCGTGGCTGTACCAGACCGAACTGGAGGTCACCGCAGGCGGCGCGGAGGTGTTCCTCCCGGTGAATGACGTACTGGTCGACACCCGCCAGGAGTGGGACGACGAGCTGCGCCGCCTGAAGCTGCAGTACCGCAACCGGCTGGAGTTCGCCGTCGGCCGCACCTGCTCGGTGGACTGGGACGCGGACGACGGCGCGCGCCGCGCCCGAAGCGTACGGACGACATGGCTGCCGGTCAGCGAGACGCCGCAGACCCGGGCCGAGGAGATCGGCTCGGCCCTGCTGGACATGCGCAAGCTGCAGGAAGCCTCAACCGACGAGCTGGAGGCCGGTCTTGAACCGATCGTCGCCGGGTACGGGGCCTGGCTGGACGGCGAGGAGCGGCGGGCGGAGGCCCTGCCCGCGCATCTGCGGTCCGAAGGGCTCGACGCGGTAGCCGAGGCGCGCCGCGTCCACCGGCAGCTGTCCGACGGCCTCGCGTTCCTGCTCTCCGATGCGGAAGCCTTGCGCTGTTTCCGGTTCATGAACCGGGTGATGGCCGATCAGCGTGTGCAGTCGCAGGTCGCCGAGCGGCGGGCGGCCCGGCCGGAGGAGAGCATCGAGGAAGCACGAGAGGCGATCCTCGAGGAGAAGGGCGCACTCGCGCATTCCTGGCGTACCTTCCAGCTGGCCTTCGTGCTGATGCAACTGCCCTTGCTGTCCGACCCGTCGGCCGAGAAGCGATCGGGGGATCTGGCCAAGGCGCAGTTGCTGTTCTTCCCAACCGGTGGTGGCAAGACCGAGGCGTATCTGGGTCTGGCGGCGTATGCGTTCGCAGTGCGGCGGCGTCAGGGTGTGGTGGAGTCCGACGGCGGGCCGCTAGACGGGATGTCCGGCGTGGCCGTGCTGATGCGCTACACACTGCGACTGCTGACCGCCCAGCAATTCCAGCGCGCCACCGCGCTGGTCTGCGCGGCCGAGGTCGCACGCCGCGAAGACCCAGTGACCTGGGGCCAGGAGCCGTTCCGGATCGGCCTGTGGGTCGGCACGGATGTGAGCCCCAAGCGGTACGACGAGGCGGCCAAACAGATCGCGGACGCGAACAAGGGGTTCAGTTACCGGCTGACCGTGCTGCAGATCCAGCGCTGCCCCTGGTGCGGGACCCGGATCCAGGCCGGGGACGTGCGCACCGAGCCCACTCTGCGGCGGGTGTACGTGTACTGCGGTGACGAGCTGGCCGAGTGTCCCTTCGCCGAGGGCGGCGAGGTCGCGGACGGTCTGCCGGTGCTCACGGTGGACGAGGAGATCTACCGGCTCGCGCCCTCGTTCGTGATCGCGACTGTGGACAAGTTCGCGCGCCTGGCCCGTGAGGGTGAGGCCGCCTCCCTCTTCGGATATGTCTCGCGTCGCTGTGAGCGGCACGGTTTCGTCCACCCCGACTATCAGCACTGCGACATCAAGGACGGCAACAAGCACCCGAAGACGAAGGACGGCTGGCCCGCCGCCCCGGTGAACCCCGCGACCCGGCTGCGTCCCCCGGACCTGGTGATCCAGGACGAACTGCACCTGATCAGTGGTGCGCTGGGGACGACGGTGGGCCTGTTCGAGGTGGCTGTCGATGTGATGACCGACTGGCGTACCGCCGAAGGCCGTCCGGTGCGTCCGCTCCTGGTCGCCTCCACCGCCACCGCCCGTAACGCGGCCGACCAGGTGCGTGCGCTGTACGGGCGGGATGTCACCATCTTCCCGCCGCAGGTCCTGGACGCCGGGAACACCTTCTTCTCCAAGGAGATGGAGATCTCCGAGAAGTCCCCCGGCCGGCGCTATATCGGCCTGAGTACGACCGGGGTGCGTCTGACGACCGCGGAGATCCGGATCGCCGAGGTGCTCCTGGCGGCCGGGCAGCTCCTCATGGACCGTTCGGGCAGCGCAGCCGACCCGTACATGGGTCTGGTCGGCTACTTCAGCGCCACCCGTGAACTGGCCGGTATGGCTCGCTATATGAGCGACGACATCCAGACCGCGCTCGCCAAGGGCCGCCCCTGGTCCCGGCTGCCGCGTCGCTTCGGTGCGAATTTCGGTTCGCTGCATGTGGCCGAGCTGACCTCCCGGGTGGCCAGTGCGGACATCACCGCCACCCTGGACCAGATGGGTGTGGCCTTCGATCCGGCCTTCGACTCCACCGCGGGCAAGGCGAACCGCCGGGCACTGCGGCAGGCGAAGAAGCAGGGTCCTGAACGGGAGGTCAATCCGTACGACGTGGTGCTCGCGACCTCGATGCTGCAGGTCGGTGTCGACGTGCCCCGCCTGGGGCTGATGCTGGTGGTCGGTCAGCCGAAGAACACCGCCGAGTACATCCAGGCCTCGTCCCGTGTCGGCCGTGTCGAGGACAAGCCGGGCCTGGTGGTCGCGCTCGGGAACTGGGCACGTCCGCGCGACCTGGCGCACTTCGAGCAGTTCAAGCACTACCACGAGACGTTCTACTCGCAGGTCGAAGCGCTGTCGGTGACCCCGTTCTCGGTGACCTCCCTGGAGCGCGGTCTGGATGGTGTCCTGGTCAGCGCGGCACGGGTGCTACAGGCTGCGAAGCCGCACGTACGGGAGGGACTGTCGCCGGAGGAGGGCGCGGGCCGGATCGAGGCCGAGCAGCACTTCGCCGGTGAGCTCCTCGACGCGCTGGTGCGCCGGATCGCGCGGGCCGGGAACGAGGACGCTGCCGAGCGGGCCCGGCTGCGCCTTGAGAACCGTCTCGACCAGTGGGGCAATCGCCGCAAGTCCCTGGGTGAACTGCGCAAGTCCCTCGTCTACGAGCGGGTGTTGGACGAAAGCCGTCACGACGCGCTGATGATGAGCGCGGAGAACGCCAAGGCGGGCATCGACACGCGCGACGCCGCGCCGTTCGTCGTAGCGAACTCTATGCGTGAAGTGCAGCCGGAAATCAATCTGTTGGTGAGCCCGATCAAGGAGCGTCTGGTGTACCGCGCGCCCGACCATGCCCCGCAGTGGCGGATGCCGGAGGACCAGTCGTGA